The following nucleotide sequence is from Lacinutrix sp. Hel_I_90.
TTTAACATTGCCAAGGCAGCAATGTATTTTTTAATAAATGACACAGGAAACCTATGTCGTGAGACATCTAAGTGCATCCCACGGTATTGAAACCTCGGTGCATCTTCAATTTTTAAACACAGAATAGCGAATTGTTTTTTTTTAGTGCTTTTGTTTTCAAAAGTTACAGGTAATAATTGCCTCAAAGACTGCACTGCATAAAAGGCACCTTTATCACTATTGGTTCTTATCGCAATACATTTAGGTGTAATTTGAAGTACATAGCCTTCTTTATTCTTAATCGCTTTATCTTTTATAAAACGAATTTTATTCGATGGTCCGCTTCCACCCTTTATAATGGGATTTATAAAGTCTTTAAGGAAATTAACGGCAACACTAAATTCGCTATTAGACTCTATTTCTGTGTTAGCATTTAAAATAAATTGACCTTCAGTAATATCCAGACGTAAGGGTGCTGGAATTATTTGAGGAACACGAGGTTTAACCACTTCTTTAGAACAACTTAAAATTGAACTTATAATTATAAAAACAGTTACCAGTTTAGCGAATTGCATTTAAGTATATTAGAGGCATTAAATTTAGTAATCTATTTCTTAATGAGACTTAAAACCCTAATCCTTTTTAGTTTATTTATAGTTTTCCATTCTTGTAAAAATAAAGTAGAAAACACTCCGGCTTTAAAAGACAAAGCCTTGATTTCTTATGTCAATCCGTTTATTGGCACTGGTGGACATGGTCACACCTATCCTGGTGCGACGCTGCCTTTTGGGATGATGCAGTTGAGTCCAGACACGCGTTTGGAGGGATGGGATGGCTGCTCTGGCTATCATTACAGTGACACCTATATTTACGGGTTTTCACATACGCATCTAAGTGGTACAGGCGTTAGCGATTATGGTGATATTCTTTTAATGCCAACAAACGACACTTTTTTTAATAATGGCGCTGATGGCAAAAAAGGATACCGCTCACATTTTTCACACGATAATGAAATTGCAGAACCAGGTTACTATAAAGTGCATTTAGATGCGACAGAAATTGACGTAGAATTGACGGTTTTAAAGCGCAGTGGCATTCATAAATATGAATTTCCCTCGGCAGAAAATCAAATCGTGATTTTGGATTTGGAACATAGAGATCAATTATTATCTGCTAATATTGAAAGGGTATCAACTACAGAAATTAAAGGTCATCGTCATTCTAAAGCCTGGGCCATCAATCAAATGCTATTTTTTAACATTCAATTTTCTCATCCTTTAGTAAACGAAGAGGGCTTTGGAAAAGCAGCTCACAAAGAAAAGGCATATTTTAAATTCAATAATCCTAACAACGAGCCAGTTTTTATTAAAATAGGTATCTCTGCAGTAGATGAAGCAGGCGCTCGGAAAAACGTAACCCAAGAAATAGGCAACAAAACCTTTGAAGAAGTAAAAGAAGAAGCACAAAACATTTGGGAAAAGCAACTCGCAAAAATAGTAGTGGAAAGTAATAACGAAGACTACAAAACCAATTTCTATACGTCTTTATATCACGTGTCAATTGCTCCGAACCTATATCAAGACGTTGATGGACGGTATCGCGGTATGGATTTAGAAATCCACAAAACAACAAATTTCGAGTATTACACCGTGTTTTCACTTTGGGATACCTATCGCGCTGCACATCCTTTATATACCATTATTGAACAAGACAGAACCAACGATTTCATCAATACCTTTTTGGCAAAACACGATGAAGGTGGCATCATGCCCATTTGGGATTTAAGCGCCAATTATACGGGATGTATGATTGGTTATCACGCCGTACCCGTGATTGCCGATGCGTATTTAAAAGGGATTCGCGGTTATGATGCCGAAAAGGCTCTAAAAGCAATGACGCACTCAGCCACACAGAATAAATTAGGTTTACAAAGCTATAAAACACTTGGTTTTATTCCTGTGGAAGAAGAAAGTGAATCGGTTTCTAAAACATTGGAATATGCTTATGATGATTGGACCATTGCACAAATGGCAAAAGCTATGAAGCAAGAGACTGTTTATGAAACCTACTCAAAACGCGCTCAGAATTATAAAAATATTTTTGATCCGGAAACCCAATTTATGCGCGGTCGTTTTCGCAATACCTGGTTTAAGCCTTTTGACCCCTACGAAGTGAATTTTAATTATACCGAAGCCAATGCCTGGCAATACAGTTTTTATGTGCCACAAGACCTTTCTGGATTTATTAATTTACTTGGAGGAAAACAAAAACTCGAATCAAAGTTAGACGCATTGTTTACCGCCCAGGCCACAACTTCTGGTAGAGATCAGGCAGATATT
It contains:
- a CDS encoding GH92 family glycosyl hydrolase — its product is MRLKTLILFSLFIVFHSCKNKVENTPALKDKALISYVNPFIGTGGHGHTYPGATLPFGMMQLSPDTRLEGWDGCSGYHYSDTYIYGFSHTHLSGTGVSDYGDILLMPTNDTFFNNGADGKKGYRSHFSHDNEIAEPGYYKVHLDATEIDVELTVLKRSGIHKYEFPSAENQIVILDLEHRDQLLSANIERVSTTEIKGHRHSKAWAINQMLFFNIQFSHPLVNEEGFGKAAHKEKAYFKFNNPNNEPVFIKIGISAVDEAGARKNVTQEIGNKTFEEVKEEAQNIWEKQLAKIVVESNNEDYKTNFYTSLYHVSIAPNLYQDVDGRYRGMDLEIHKTTNFEYYTVFSLWDTYRAAHPLYTIIEQDRTNDFINTFLAKHDEGGIMPIWDLSANYTGCMIGYHAVPVIADAYLKGIRGYDAEKALKAMTHSATQNKLGLQSYKTLGFIPVEEESESVSKTLEYAYDDWTIAQMAKAMKQETVYETYSKRAQNYKNIFDPETQFMRGRFRNTWFKPFDPYEVNFNYTEANAWQYSFYVPQDLSGFINLLGGKQKLESKLDALFTAQATTSGRDQADITGLIGQYAHGNEPSHHMAYLYNFVNKPHKTQEKVHQILTELYTNSPDGISGNEDCGQMSAWYIFSALGFYPVTPASNTYIIGTPLFDRATIHLENGKQFTVSTDNLSDSNKYIASATLNGQALNQSYISHNAIMEGGTLHFKMTNSPSDWATNLGSAPTTEITEHLIVSSPFIAKGDVAFKVETEIVLDNADKDASIFYRLGDKGEFKKYENAFSIDHATTLSVYSEKKGAKSKTITTDFFKIDPNLSITLETKYANQYNAGGNDALIDGILGTRDFRTGTWQGYSDQDLIATVDLGSLKPVSSVSVRFLQDQRSWIFYPTEVLCLVSKDGKNFKTLESKIKIDTVKPSETIAIKTIEFKQSPIPYRYVKIIAKKLGTLPEWHLGHKHEGRSWLFVDEISIK